The Spiroplasma corruscae DNA window AGGGAGTTGGTTTTAAAGACATAACTCCATTATTAAAAAATGCTGAGGCATTTAGATTTGCGGTTGATAAAATGGTGGACTTTGTTAAAAAAGTTAAAGCAAATGTGATCGTCGCACCTGAAGCAAGAGGGTTCTTGTTTGCTTCTGCAGTAGCTTATGCATCAAATTGTGGTTTTGTTGTTGTAAGAAAACCAAAAAAGTTACCAAGAGAAGTATATGAAGAATCTTATGATTTAGAATATGGTACAAATAAATTACAATTACATAAAGATGATTTAAAGTCTGATGATAAAGTTGTTGTAATCGATGATGTTTTAGCAACCGGGGGTACAATTAAAGCAATTATAAAACTTGTACAACATACAGGGGCTAAAATAAATGGTTTATTATTTCTTGCAGATTTAAAGTTTCTTCATGATAAAGATTTATTTTCAGAATATGAAAATGTATCGTTAATTGAATATTAAAAAAGTAATTTTATGTTACTTTTTTTCTAATTTTAGTTAAATTACGATATTTTACATATTAATTAAAATATTATAAAATAAATTAATAAGAAAGTATAATATCTACAAATTAAATTTTATGTTAATAAAACATATATATTAATATTTATAAAAAAATTATGAAAGGATGTATTATTTTGACTTCACTTGATTATGAGTTTGACTATGTAGAATGTAGAGATGTTAATACTTTAATATCTGAAATGAAAAAATATATTAAAAATAAAAAAACGATCGATGAAGTTAAAAGGGCATACTTTTATGCAGAAGATAAACACAAAGATCAGAAAAGAAAAAATGGAGACCCATTTATTGTTCATCCATTATCATCAGCGTACTATTTAGCTCAATGAAGAATGGGACCAAAAACTATAATTGCAGGACTTTTACACGATGTTATTGAAGACACCCCAGTAACATTTTCTGAAATTGAAGAAATGTGAGGAACAGAAGTCGCTGATATTGTTGAAGCTGTTACAAAAGTAAGTTATTTCACTAAAGAAAATCGTGAACAAATGAAGGCTAATTATTTAAGAAAACTTTTCTTATCAATGATTAGAGATATTAGAGTTATTATTGTTAAAATTGCAGATAGAATGCATAACCTTCTAACATTAAAATATATGAGTGTTGAAAGACAAAAAGTTATTGCAAAAGAAACTTTAGAAATTTACTCAACTATTGCTCATAGAATTGGTATGAAATCTGCGAAAAATATATTAGAAGACTATTCATTCTATTATTTGAATCCTCAAGAATATAATAAAATTAAAAACTTACTTGAAGAAGATATTGAAGCAAGAAAACAAATAATTGTTGATATGATCAACGATATATATAAAAAATTTAAAAGCTATGGATTATCGAATGATACTATGGTATTTGGAAGATCAAAAACAATTTATTCTATATATAGAAAAATGCACCAATTTGGTAAAGCGTTTTCAGATATTAATGACATATTAGCAATTAGAATAATCACTCCAAAGGTTGATGATTGTTATAAAATTTTAGGTTGAATACATAGTATGTTCACTCCTTTATCTGGAAGATTTAAAGATTATATTTCTACTCCTAAAAATAATTTATATCAATCAATTCATACAACTTTAGCTAATAGGGATGGTATTATTTTCGAGGTTCAAATTAGAACTATTGAAATGGATGAAATTGCAGAGCACGGGGCTGCTGCACACTGAAAATATAAAGAAGGAGAAAGATCAATTAGTGTAGAAGAAA harbors:
- a CDS encoding adenine phosphoribosyltransferase, with the protein product MKQFDLKKFIIEIKDFPIKGVGFKDITPLLKNAEAFRFAVDKMVDFVKKVKANVIVAPEARGFLFASAVAYASNCGFVVVRKPKKLPREVYEESYDLEYGTNKLQLHKDDLKSDDKVVVIDDVLATGGTIKAIIKLVQHTGAKINGLLFLADLKFLHDKDLFSEYENVSLIEY